One Desulfobacterales bacterium genomic window carries:
- a CDS encoding efflux RND transporter periplasmic adaptor subunit gives MKIITVWVSCVAMLMFVAVAVAEEKPAGQPPAKVVMAQVHEQMVAENTPIVGALSFDKVSNLSSEVSGQVRTVRFREGDRVKKEDILILLDTDFIDRDIRLAEIRIEQINVQFEKVEKDLNRYKTLFQQEAASEKDYDDLEFTRRDLIQQRHMLKRQLDIQQLKKEKSVIRAPFDGIVLQKHAEVGDWVSPGVQICSIGSLHDLLVKVPIGEDLLGYSKKGTLVDVTLHALNKTVSGIVVGIVPIADPKTKNIMLKIQLPQLDIAVENMSATVQVPVSAEKQLKMIPRDALVKFQGKDFVYTVKDGKAVIVPVHIVSFVGQFVGVDSPDVADGMSVVVDGNQRLRPDQPVEAVSGNASEKSR, from the coding sequence ATGAAAATAATAACAGTATGGGTAAGCTGTGTGGCGATGCTCATGTTTGTTGCAGTAGCGGTTGCCGAAGAAAAACCGGCAGGCCAGCCTCCGGCAAAAGTCGTCATGGCGCAGGTTCATGAACAGATGGTGGCGGAAAATACGCCGATTGTCGGCGCCCTGAGTTTTGACAAGGTGAGCAATCTGTCATCGGAGGTCTCCGGCCAGGTACGGACCGTTCGATTCCGGGAAGGGGATCGGGTGAAAAAAGAGGATATTCTGATTCTGCTGGATACCGATTTTATTGACCGGGACATCAGGCTTGCCGAGATCCGGATCGAACAGATCAATGTCCAGTTTGAAAAGGTTGAAAAAGACTTGAATCGTTACAAGACCCTTTTTCAGCAGGAGGCCGCCAGTGAGAAGGATTATGATGACCTTGAATTTACCCGGAGGGATCTGATCCAGCAGCGGCATATGCTTAAACGGCAGCTGGACATCCAGCAGCTGAAAAAAGAAAAAAGTGTGATTCGGGCGCCGTTTGACGGCATCGTGCTTCAAAAGCACGCAGAGGTCGGAGACTGGGTGTCCCCGGGGGTGCAGATCTGCAGTATCGGCTCGTTACATGATCTGCTCGTCAAGGTTCCGATTGGCGAAGATTTGCTGGGCTATTCAAAGAAAGGCACCTTAGTGGATGTGACGCTGCATGCATTGAATAAAACCGTTTCCGGTATCGTGGTCGGTATTGTGCCCATTGCCGATCCCAAAACCAAAAACATCATGCTGAAAATTCAGCTTCCTCAACTCGATATCGCGGTTGAAAATATGTCGGCCACCGTTCAAGTCCCTGTCAGTGCGGAAAAACAGCTTAAAATGATTCCCAGAGACGCCCTGGTGAAATTTCAGGGCAAGGATTTCGTGTATACGGTCAAAGACGGTAAAGCTGTGATTGTCCCGGTTCATATCGTATCGTTTGTCGGTCAGTTCGTCGGGGTGGACAGCCCCGACGTGGCAGACGGGATGAGTGTGGTGGTGGATGGAAATCAGCGGCTGCGGCCGGATCAACCGGTCGAGGCGGTTTCGGGCAATGCATCCGAAAAGAGTCGATAA